One Paroedura picta isolate Pp20150507F chromosome 3, Ppicta_v3.0, whole genome shotgun sequence genomic window carries:
- the LOC143831096 gene encoding uncharacterized protein LOC143831096 yields MSRYMQKSSRAEMEAAMAVPEMKCQELSVGKEETKIPTETALPESKEEARGPENTAGAKFKAPECTGTSEMKATEDTQSKRTARAAEKVANTHISMVMKTAKAELKHRRAANLKQMNPDPCTLEKKGRDAT; encoded by the exons ATGAGTAG ATACATGCAGAAGTCATCAAGAGCAGAGATGGAAGCAGCAATGGCAGTGCCTGAGATGAAATGCCAAGAACTGTCTGttggaaaagaagaaacaaaaatacCCACAGAAACAGCACTACCAGAGTCTAAAGAAGAAGCCAGGGGACCAGAAAACACAGCTGGAGCCAAATTTAAAGCACCAGAATGCACTGGCACATCAGAAATGAAAGCCACTGAAGACACACAGTCTAAAAGAACAGCCAGAGCAGCAGAAAAGGTGGCAAATACACATATCTCAATGGTCATGAAGACAGCAAAAGCAGAG CTGAAACACAGAAGAGCTGCAAACTTGAAACAAATGAATCCTGACCCATGCACCttggagaaaaaaggaagagatgcaacttaa